A single window of Paracoccus albus DNA harbors:
- a CDS encoding ABC transporter transmembrane domain-containing protein produces the protein MARAPKQASDRPSSRRVSALAALWPFVRPYRGMAFAALLALITTATISLVLPVAVRRVVDGFDIGSVLLDEYFRAAMIIVALLAVGTGLRYYLVTRLGERVVADIRKAVFDRVLSLSPAFFERILTGEILSRITTDTTVIQSVVGSSVSVALRNILLMIGGLFMLFLTSAKLTGLVLLLVPLILIPIIGLGRRLRLLARENQDWIAASSGAASEALQAAQTVQAFTHESATRADFAQLTEESYRSAKRRIGTRAALTVIVIFLICAGIIGVLWIGARDVDAGLMSVGELVQFVIYAVLVAGAVGALSEIWGELQRAAGATERLAELLSAEDSLTDPAQPKALPDPVRGEIRLEDVTFSYPSRPGHSALRDVALTVRPGETVALVGPSGAGKTTVVQLVQRFWDPQQGRVTLDGIDLRKMARHDFRSQIALVPQDPVIFATTARENIRFGRPDATDAEVEEAARSANAHEFLTALPDGYDSQVGERGVMLSGGQKQRIAIARAILRNAPVLLLDEATSALDAESEYAVQRAVERLAEGRTTIVVAHRLATVKQADRIVVFDRGQIVATGKHEELIAEGGLYSRLARLQFTDGVPVQSADEAVSA, from the coding sequence TTGCGCTGATAACGACCGCGACCATCAGCCTTGTTCTGCCCGTGGCGGTGCGCCGCGTTGTGGACGGGTTCGACATCGGCTCTGTTCTGCTGGACGAATATTTCCGCGCGGCCATGATCATCGTTGCGCTTTTGGCGGTCGGAACCGGTCTGCGATACTACCTCGTCACCAGACTGGGCGAGCGTGTCGTGGCCGATATTCGCAAAGCCGTTTTCGATCGCGTGCTGTCCTTGTCACCAGCCTTCTTCGAACGCATCCTGACCGGCGAAATCCTCAGCAGGATTACAACGGACACGACCGTCATTCAGTCGGTGGTCGGATCATCCGTTTCCGTTGCGCTTCGGAATATCCTGCTGATGATCGGCGGGCTGTTCATGCTGTTCCTGACCTCGGCCAAGCTGACTGGGTTGGTGCTGCTTCTGGTGCCGTTGATCCTGATCCCAATCATCGGGCTGGGTCGCAGGCTGCGCCTGCTTGCGCGCGAAAATCAGGACTGGATCGCCGCGTCTTCCGGTGCGGCATCCGAAGCCCTTCAGGCGGCCCAGACCGTGCAGGCATTCACCCACGAAAGTGCCACCCGCGCCGATTTCGCCCAGCTGACAGAGGAAAGCTATCGTTCGGCCAAACGCCGGATCGGCACACGGGCGGCGCTGACGGTGATTGTCATTTTCCTGATCTGCGCCGGTATCATCGGCGTGCTCTGGATCGGCGCGCGTGATGTCGACGCCGGTTTGATGAGCGTCGGGGAACTGGTGCAGTTCGTCATTTACGCTGTGCTGGTCGCCGGTGCAGTCGGCGCGCTGTCCGAAATCTGGGGAGAGCTTCAGCGTGCAGCCGGCGCCACAGAAAGGCTGGCGGAATTGCTGTCTGCCGAAGACAGTCTGACCGATCCCGCTCAACCGAAAGCGCTGCCCGATCCGGTTCGAGGCGAGATCCGGCTGGAGGATGTGACCTTCAGCTATCCGTCGCGTCCCGGCCATTCTGCCCTTCGTGACGTCGCGCTGACGGTCCGGCCCGGCGAGACGGTTGCGCTTGTCGGTCCATCCGGCGCGGGCAAGACGACCGTCGTCCAGTTGGTGCAGCGTTTCTGGGACCCTCAACAGGGACGTGTCACGCTGGATGGCATCGACCTGCGCAAGATGGCCCGCCACGATTTTCGCAGCCAGATCGCGCTTGTTCCACAGGACCCGGTGATCTTCGCCACGACCGCGAGAGAGAACATCCGCTTCGGACGCCCTGACGCCACCGATGCAGAAGTCGAGGAAGCCGCGCGATCAGCCAATGCCCATGAGTTCCTGACCGCACTTCCCGATGGTTATGACAGTCAGGTCGGCGAGCGTGGCGTCATGCTGTCGGGCGGGCAGAAGCAACGCATCGCCATTGCCCGCGCAATCCTGCGCAACGCGCCAGTATTGCTGCTGGACGAGGCGACATCGGCGCTTGATGCGGAATCGGAATACGCGGTTCAGCGGGCCGTCGAAAGACTGGCAGAAGGCCGCACGACAATCGTTGTCGCGCACCGGCTGGCGACCGTGAAACAAGCGGATCGTATTGTCGTATTCGACCGCGGACAGATCGTCGCAACCGGCAAGCACGAGGAACTGATCGCGGAAGGCGGCCTGTATTCACGGCTTGCAAGGCTGCAATTTACTGACGGAGTGCCTGTCCAATCAGCTGACGAAGCGGTTTCGGCTTAG